The nucleotide sequence CATGTCCATGAGTATCCGGAAACAGATTCATTGTCCTCGGTATGCTTCCCACCATAATGttatattcttttcctttttgtatGATATTATTATATTTCATTGTCACTATCTGGTTACAGCATACAAGTTGGTAGTTGACGTATATTCATCTCTCTCATTAATTTTGCTGAAATTCATCTCCATTTTCTTGAAATCCATTTCTAGTTTCTCTCTATTGTTTTCTAGCTGGTCATGTAATCCAGCTGATTCGGTTTATTCGAATTCAACTGCCCTAATTTTTCCTGTCTTTGACGAAACACTGAGCTATACCTGAATTCCACATTAACTGGAATCAAGTGACAGAACATCTAATCCAGGCAAGCTGAATTAGCTGAGATTCATAAGAGTTGGTTCCAAACTAAGTGAAAGTTGAATAATCTCAGTATAAATAGGCATAGCTTATATTTTATTCATAGTAGCGTCACCATTTAACGGTGGCGACCATTGAACATTTGTAGAAAACAAGCTGCATATCCTTCTTTTGCTTTAGATTGAATAAGCTTATTGTTTCTAGACACCAAAGCTAATCCTCTGGATAGAACTCATGATACTTCCTTTGCTGATGTTAGGGTTTTGCAGGAATAGAAGTGGATGAAGATACTTCATTGTTGCTCCATTCCGAGTCAGAGAACAACAGAAGACGACACTTTGAGACTCTTCTAAAGTTGCAAAGTGACAAAAATGGCCTGATCCAACCCAAGAAGGATCTTGCAATATTACCTGGAATGTACCTCCCTGAAGTTGCCATGGTGCCTATCACATCTGCAGCAAGCAGTGCCGAACCTCCTACGATACCACCCACTGCCTCCGCCGGGACCAGTAACAAGCCAGGCAAAGATGATGACCATGAAATCAAGGAGAAAGAATCAAGAAACTCGGCAAACAAGGTTACAACGAGCAAATGGAAGACTGCAATAGCAAGAAAGGGTGGAAAATACAACCCAAGGCCACACCAAGCGAACAAACAACAATGGGTAAGAAAAGGATTCAATACTTTTGAACAATAACATACATTCTGCGGATGCAAAAAAGCAAGCACATCAGTCGAGCATAAACAAAGTCATACAATTAGTAATAAACTCTCATGTTCCATGTCTATCGACCACTTAAAATGTCATGTTCTGTCAATATAGAATGTGGAGGAGTTCCATGTTCAGTTtgttctttagtttttttttccttccattTTTGTTGATTCTTAATATTACATTGATCTCGTGTGTGTTGAAGCTCACCCAACTCATTTTGTGTTAtctatttatttggtttgtttagTTCAATTTAAATAACCAATTTGAGGCTTGACATGACGAAGGCCATTCTTTATGACTGGACGAGATTTCTTTCATCTCTACTATTGTTATGAACTTGACATGATCAGCGTTCAATCCTTGCCATAACATTGAGTTGCACAATTTACTAGTTTCTGCTACATTCAGGGCCCTTTTGGTTTCGATCGGGGAGTCATCATTATGATCGTCAAACTTTATAATGCATCATCATCAAATCTGTCAAACTTTATAATGCATCATCATCAAATCTAAACTCTGCCCATAGGAGACAATGGTCGGTTTACAAATAACGAGGGCACTTGTTGGACTCCCTCCATTGCTTTTCTTTGCTCAATCAAATGCCTAGCTTCTTCCTCAAAAAGTAGCTTCAGTGAATTAGAATGCAGCCTCTGTCTGCTCTTCTCCGGAACCAGTGCTGATGAAACATTAGCATTATGCAGTATCGCGATACCAATCGAAAACGCCTGAAGCGATGAGAAACTTGTGTGAAAATCAACTGAATACTGTCCTTCCCCTTCAGCCTTAATTGATATCGCAGGTACATTTTCTTTTCTTCCCTATTCAAAGATATGAATCAGATGCAATATAAGAGAGAACCAAAAAGGAGGGAAACAGAGCTTGTTTCAGGTTAAAGAAATAACTGCAAAAGACAAGAAAAACTAGTGTTCACTCAGAGTGTCGATATCAATATCCAACACATGATACAAAGGGCATTGATGAAGTCTTGAGCACCGGAGATTCACAGCATTATCCTCATCATCAAGTCATGTTTGTCCAACTATTTAGGCAAACAAGGTGTGAAAGATGCACTTAATGATTTCAATTTGAGAGATTGAAACTACCACACTAAACTAAACTTGTAGAGAGTGAGGACAACCCTGACTAGCTTAATACATGCACATACCTGCTCAAAGAGCAAAATAGGCTTCTGATTTTTCCGTGTAGAGTGATCTCCTGAATCGCCACAACTGCGATTGTTGAGCATGATAATTGGGCACGCCATGTCCCAGCCACCACAATCACAGCCTCCACCACACCTCCATCGATCTAGAAGTGAAGTAGGGCCACCTTCAACACCATTCGACGACCCATGAATTCCACTTGGAGTCACGACTCTCACAATTGCATCATTAAGGTTGCTCCTGCTACTCTTTGAAAGGTCAACTGTAGGATGTTTTGATAAactttggttttcttctctaaAGTCTTCATGATCTCTCCAACTTTTTCCTTTGGAAGGAGTTTTTATTTCTATAGTTGCAATTTCAAGTCGTGGATGCAAATTTTTTGGTAACCAAGGGTAGGAAGTTGAAGCACTCAAGTTGCAACTACAGAATTGATTTCGAACAGGACCTGAGTGCTCCACTGTGTGTTTTCTCTCAAGCGTTTTTTCTATGGAGTCCAAAGAGCATTTAGATCTTTCTTCAACAGCCAAGTCCTTTTTTTCTCGTGCAAGGTCATATAAAACACACTCTATAACTATCGAATTGTCCAAAAATCCATTTTCCACAACTTCTGGGCATAGATAACAAGAAATCTGCATCTGCCCAACTAATGGAAGCGACCGCGTATGCTCGCATTTAGCCCCTCGATCAGTGTTTATCGTACATTCAGGCCTATGGAAGGTATAAATCCAGTTAGATACACTATCTGTTTTCCATATCTTTGCAGCTAAAATATCCTCTGGATATTGAAGTGAAAACTTAAACAAGGCATCCCCTTTATCCACTTCGAATCGAAGAATGCCATGAAGATGAGTACGAGATATTGCAGCAGTTAAGGACCCTTCTTCCTTCAAACATGTATGGTGTTGCATCTTTTGTTCCATTATAGAAACTTCATTTATCGAAGatttttttggcattgtatttccAATTCTCGTGAATGATGAATTTCGAGTGGATTTGGATTTCATGATCGGGTGGAGAATTTTCTTGAGAGGGCTAAACAAAGTTTTGGGACCATGACATTCAGCTGAATTATGTTCCATCTGTGAAACTGCATGAGACTCTTTTGTGCATTCTGAAAGGCACTTCGGACGACTTTTTAGTGAACTTTCTTCCTTGAGAGATCCTGGTTTTAGTAGCTTCCTAACTGCTTTTTTTCCGTGATAAATGTCCGTATCAACTGTCTGAATGCAGATTGCCGAAGAATCATCTACCATACTACACATTTGTGACATGGAATCTGAGCTTGAATCCTTGACACACAAAGACTTATCAGGAAGATCACGAAATGAAAGATCTAGAAACTCTGTGGAGCTTTTTGTGGATGGCTTAACCGTGTCATAAGTA is from Zingiber officinale cultivar Zhangliang chromosome 7B, Zo_v1.1, whole genome shotgun sequence and encodes:
- the LOC122005934 gene encoding uncharacterized protein LOC122005934 isoform X1; its protein translation is MSMESVSNSIVRRSIQDTVREGQPIDKSRYLKTLDCDLRELNRSYSSCLQYKSMHSQTHGSCDTELVKRASMYQSSEEIRRMRKLRDGRTVEKDENFLMSKIVNRLPRNGASTENQSKKFPPLVSSSANLKPTYDTVKPSTKSSTEFLDLSFRDLPDKSLCVKDSSSDSMSQMCSMVDDSSAICIQTVDTDIYHGKKAVRKLLKPGSLKEESSLKSRPKCLSECTKESHAVSQMEHNSAECHGPKTLFSPLKKILHPIMKSKSTRNSSFTRIGNTMPKKSSINEVSIMEQKMQHHTCLKEEGSLTAAISRTHLHGILRFEVDKGDALFKFSLQYPEDILAAKIWKTDSVSNWIYTFHRPECTINTDRGAKCEHTRSLPLVGQMQISCYLCPEVVENGFLDNSIVIECVLYDLAREKKDLAVEERSKCSLDSIEKTLERKHTVEHSGPVRNQFCSCNLSASTSYPWLPKNLHPRLEIATIEIKTPSKGKSWRDHEDFREENQSLSKHPTVDLSKSSRSNLNDAIVRVVTPSGIHGSSNGVEGGPTSLLDRWRCGGGCDCGGWDMACPIIMLNNRSCGDSGDHSTRKNQKPILLFEQGRKENVPAISIKAEGEGQYSVDFHTSFSSLQAFSIGIAILHNANVSSALVPEKSRQRLHSNSLKLLFEEEARHLIEQRKAMEGVQQVPSLFVNRPLSPMGRV
- the LOC122005934 gene encoding uncharacterized protein LOC122005934 isoform X2, whose amino-acid sequence is MSMESVSNSIVRRSIQDTVREGQPIDKSRYLKTLDCDLRELNRSYSSCLQYKSMHSQTHGSCDTELVKRASMYQSSEEIRRMRKLRDGRTVEKDENFLMSKIVNRLPRNGASTENQSKKFPPLVSSSANLKPTYDTVKPSTKSSTEFLDLSFRDLPDKSLCVKDSSSDSMSQMCSMVDDSSAICIQTVDTDIYHGKKAVRKLLKPGSLKEESSLKSRPKCLSECTKESHAVSQMEHNSAECHGPKTLFSPLKKILHPIMKSKSTRNSSFTRIGNTMPKKSSINEVSIMEQKMQHHTCLKEEGSLTAAISRTHLHGILRFEVDKGDALFKFSLQYPEDILAAKIWKTDSVSNWIYTFHRPECTINTDRGAKCEHTRSLPLVGQMQISCYLCPEVVENGFLDNSIVIECVLYDLAREKKDLAVEERSKCSLDSIEKTLERKHTVEHSGPVRNQFCSCNLSASTSYPWLPKNLHPRLEIATIEIKTPSKGKSWRDHEDFREENQSLSKHPTVDLSKSSRSNLNDAIVRVVTPSGIHGSSNGVEGGPTSLLDRWRCGGGCDCGGWDMACPIIMLNNRSCGDSGDHSTRKNQKPILLFEQLDKHDLMMRIML